A window of Blattabacterium cuenoti contains these coding sequences:
- the rodA gene encoding rod shape-determining protein RodA encodes MIIRNKKFFGNVDTFIILIYFIIISFGYINLYSVSIEKAEKQLIWICISFICILIIFFIKPIYYQTFSPYFFLFTIILLIGVLFFGKNINGSKSWYVIGYINVQPAEFAKISTSLIIAYLLCKYNIQVHNNKKIWIYISLIILIPTILIFIQPDPGTAIVFISFILTLYREGLSILFIIYLLILMIIIFALSFNVSSYIILLFLLLIFIIILLIMKKYVLKNLLIYIFCIITFSICIFIFPFFYKNILKQHHKDRINILFQNEFDKQYRENVGYNLLYSKTSIGSGKLFGKGYKKGIITKGKFVPEQDTDYIFCTVGEEWGFVGSVILILLYLLFISRIYFLSEIQKSVFIRILGYSMGNIFLIHFVINIAMVMGIFPTIGIVLPFFSYGGSSFWSFTILLFIFIRLDASDKTYLI; translated from the coding sequence TTGATAATAAGAAATAAAAAATTTTTTGGTAATGTAGATACATTCATTATTTTAATTTATTTTATTATAATATCTTTTGGATATATCAATCTTTATTCTGTCTCTATTGAAAAAGCTGAAAAACAATTAATATGGATTTGTATTAGTTTTATATGTATACTAATAATTTTTTTTATTAAACCAATATATTATCAAACTTTTTCTCCATATTTTTTTTTATTTACAATAATTTTATTGATTGGAGTATTATTTTTTGGAAAAAATATAAACGGATCTAAATCTTGGTATGTTATAGGTTATATTAATGTTCAACCTGCAGAATTTGCTAAAATATCTACATCATTAATAATAGCTTATTTATTGTGTAAATATAATATTCAAGTACATAATAATAAAAAAATATGGATATATATATCATTAATAATATTAATTCCTACTATATTAATTTTTATTCAACCTGATCCAGGTACTGCTATAGTTTTTATTTCTTTTATTCTGACTTTATATAGAGAGGGTTTATCTATATTATTTATAATATATTTATTAATATTAATGATTATTATATTTGCGTTATCATTCAATGTTTCTTCTTATATAATCCTTCTATTTTTATTATTAATATTTATTATTATATTATTAATAATGAAAAAATATGTATTAAAAAATTTATTAATTTATATTTTTTGTATTATTACTTTTTCTATTTGTATCTTCATATTTCCATTTTTTTATAAAAATATTTTAAAACAACATCATAAAGATCGAATTAATATTTTGTTTCAAAATGAATTTGATAAACAATATAGAGAAAATGTAGGATATAATTTACTTTATTCAAAAACTTCTATAGGTTCAGGAAAATTATTTGGAAAAGGATATAAAAAAGGAATAATTACAAAAGGAAAATTTGTACCAGAACAAGATACAGATTATATTTTTTGTACTGTTGGAGAAGAATGGGGATTTGTAGGAAGTGTAATATTAATATTATTGTATTTATTATTCATTAGTAGAATATATTTTTTATCAGAAATACAAAAATCTGTATTTATAAGAATTCTTGGATATTCTATGGGAAATATTTTTCTTATACATTTTGTCATTAATATTGCTATGGTAATGGGAATATTTCCAACAATAGGAATTGTACTACCATTTTTTAGTTATGGAGGATCTTCATTTTGGTCATTTACTATTTTATTGTTTATTTTTATACGTTTAGATGCTAGTGATAAAACATATTTAATTTAA
- the aspS gene encoding aspartate--tRNA ligase, producing MIYRTHNCEELRIKDIGKIVILSGWIQKLRNLGSLIFIDLRDYYGIIQLNLLKNKFKHIISNLEKEFLIRVHGEVKQRKSINYNLSTGKIEIVIYKLEILNPSAQLPFTIENKTDGNEENRMKYRYLDIRRAPIKNNLIFRHQIALEIRNFLSKNNFLEIETPILMNSTSEGARNFVVPSRILPKKFYHLPQSPQLFKQLLMIGGIDKYFQIVKCFRDEDPRSDRQIEFTQIDCEMSFIEFNDILFFFENFIKHLFKKMKNIELNTFQKMTYYDVLKIYGTNNPDLRITTKLLQPHINCLKKEFIIGIHIPNLLNINNSQIKNIIQYIKNYNNVFWIKYIKNQTFLFSEKKWSIILHKNILIQLIKYFGLKTGDLLFIICGKECKIMQILPLIKKKIYHIIDINKFNIFQPLWIIDYPLFTWNHKENKYKSFHHPFTSPKIEDIAVLLNNNKKNHLKNFRSQSYDLVINGIEVGSGSIRIHNQKLQQKIFQYLGLSNTDIESEFGFFIKSFQYGTPPHGGIAFGLDRLIAVMLGQIDNIKNVIPFPKNNYGQDIMTNSPSFLKAEQIQELHLL from the coding sequence ATGATTTATAGAACACATAACTGTGAAGAATTGAGAATCAAGGATATAGGTAAAATAGTTATTTTATCTGGATGGATACAAAAATTACGAAATTTAGGATCATTAATATTTATAGATTTGAGAGATTATTATGGTATAATCCAATTAAATTTATTAAAAAATAAATTCAAACATATAATTTCTAATCTAGAAAAAGAATTTTTAATAAGGGTGCATGGAGAAGTAAAACAAAGAAAATCTATCAATTATAATTTATCTACTGGAAAAATAGAAATTGTAATATATAAATTAGAAATATTAAATCCTTCTGCTCAACTACCTTTTACAATAGAAAATAAAACGGATGGAAATGAAGAAAATAGAATGAAATATAGATATTTAGATATTAGAAGAGCACCTATTAAGAATAATTTAATATTTAGACATCAAATTGCTTTAGAAATAAGAAATTTTCTATCTAAAAACAATTTTTTGGAAATAGAAACCCCAATTTTGATGAATTCAACATCTGAAGGTGCAAGAAATTTTGTAGTTCCTTCTAGAATATTACCTAAAAAATTTTATCATCTTCCTCAATCTCCTCAATTATTTAAACAATTATTAATGATTGGTGGAATCGATAAATATTTTCAAATTGTAAAATGTTTTCGTGATGAAGATCCACGTTCAGATAGACAGATAGAATTTACTCAAATAGATTGTGAAATGTCTTTTATCGAATTTAATGATATTTTATTTTTCTTTGAAAATTTTATCAAACATTTATTTAAAAAAATGAAAAATATTGAATTAAATACATTTCAAAAAATGACATATTATGATGTTTTGAAAATATATGGGACAAATAATCCCGATCTTAGAATAACTACTAAATTATTACAACCGCATATTAATTGTTTAAAAAAAGAATTTATAATAGGAATTCATATACCAAATTTGCTTAATATTAATAATAGTCAAATTAAAAATATTATACAATATATTAAAAATTATAATAATGTTTTTTGGATAAAATATATTAAAAATCAAACTTTTTTATTTTCAGAAAAAAAATGGAGTATAATATTGCATAAAAACATTTTAATACAACTTATTAAATATTTTGGATTAAAAACTGGAGATTTATTGTTTATTATTTGTGGTAAAGAATGTAAAATAATGCAAATATTACCATTAATTAAAAAAAAAATATATCATATTATAGATATTAATAAATTTAATATTTTTCAACCATTATGGATTATAGATTATCCACTTTTTACATGGAATCACAAAGAAAATAAGTATAAATCATTTCATCATCCTTTTACAAGCCCAAAAATAGAAGATATTGCTGTATTATTAAATAATAATAAAAAAAATCATTTAAAAAATTTTCGCTCTCAATCTTATGATTTAGTGATTAATGGAATTGAAGTTGGTAGTGGATCTATTAGAATTCATAATCAAAAATTACAACAAAAAATTTTTCAATATTTAGGTTTATCAAATACAGATATTGAATCGGAATTTGGATTTTTTATTAAATCATTTCAATATGGAACTCCACCACATGGTGGAATTGCATTTGGATTAGATAGATTGATAGCGGTTATGTTAGGTCAAATAGATAATATTAAAAATGTTATACCATTTCCAAAAAATAATTATGGACAAGATATAATGACTAATTCTCCTTCTTTTTTAAAAGCAGAACAAATACAAGAATTACATTTATTATAA
- a CDS encoding dihydrolipoamide acetyltransferase family protein, giving the protein MAEYNLTLPAMGESIAEATIIRWLKNEGDIIKKEDLLVEIATDKIDSEIYSPINGKLKKILITSNKVAKVGSSIAILEIELKNKLKLFEDKESTHNKNSILYMNRFYSPFVRFIAHKTGISISELNSIPGTGENNRLTKRDIIQYIQSKKHNLISYSISNLNSMIEDNQERNETIIEMDRIRKLTSINMIESKKISAHVTSFIEADVTNIVHWRNKIKDSFQKETGEKFTLMSIFVECVIKAIKDYPMINISVNGSKIIKKKHIHIGLATALPNGTLIVPVIKYADSYNLGGLIKIINDLIRRARSHQLKPEEIQGGTYTISNIGSFGNLFGTPIIHQPQVAIIAIGLIQKKLSIIETPNGDFIGIRHKLYLSHSYDHRVIDGVLGGGFLKTVAIYLEKFNCYTKII; this is encoded by the coding sequence ATGGCCGAGTATAATTTGACCCTTCCAGCTATGGGTGAAAGTATAGCTGAGGCTACTATCATTCGTTGGTTAAAAAATGAAGGAGATATTATTAAAAAAGAAGATTTGTTAGTAGAAATCGCTACAGATAAAATAGATTCAGAAATATATTCTCCTATTAATGGAAAATTAAAAAAAATATTAATTACTTCTAATAAAGTAGCAAAAGTTGGATCTTCTATAGCAATTTTAGAAATTGAACTTAAAAATAAATTAAAATTATTTGAAGATAAAGAATCTACACACAATAAGAATAGTATATTATATATGAATCGTTTTTATTCACCATTTGTTAGGTTTATTGCTCATAAAACAGGAATAAGCATTTCTGAATTAAATTCTATTCCTGGAACAGGAGAAAATAATCGTTTAACTAAAAGGGATATAATACAATATATTCAATCAAAAAAACATAATTTAATTTCTTATTCAATATCAAATTTGAATTCTATGATAGAAGATAATCAAGAAAGAAATGAAACAATTATTGAAATGGATAGAATTCGTAAACTTACTTCAATCAATATGATTGAAAGTAAAAAAATATCTGCTCATGTTACTTCTTTTATAGAAGCTGACGTCACTAATATAGTTCACTGGAGAAATAAAATTAAAGATTCTTTTCAAAAAGAAACTGGAGAAAAATTCACTTTAATGTCAATTTTTGTAGAATGTGTAATTAAAGCTATTAAAGACTATCCAATGATTAATATTTCTGTGAATGGAAGTAAAATAATAAAAAAAAAACATATCCATATAGGATTAGCTACGGCATTGCCAAATGGAACACTTATTGTTCCTGTCATTAAATATGCAGATTCTTATAATTTAGGGGGGTTAATCAAAATTATTAATGATTTAATAAGACGAGCAAGATCTCATCAATTGAAACCAGAAGAAATACAAGGAGGTACATATACAATAAGTAATATTGGTAGTTTTGGAAATTTATTTGGTACCCCTATTATTCATCAACCTCAAGTTGCTATTATAGCAATTGGATTGATACAAAAAAAATTATCCATAATAGAAACTCCTAATGGCGATTTTATTGGAATAAGACATAAACTTTATTTATCTCATTCTTATGATCATCGTGTTATAGATGGAGTATTAGGTGGTGGATTTCTTAAAACAGTAGCTATTTATTTAGAAAAATTTAATTGTTATACTAAAATAATATGA
- a CDS encoding inorganic diphosphatase: MIDFDVLIEIPKGSRNKYEFDKINNKIRLDRILHSSIFYPRDYGFIPNTLAKDGDPLDVLVFLTEPTIPGCLIKVKPIGIFFMKDEKGDDEKIICVPISDPHYNTIQDIDDISSHDKKEIEHFFSVYKDLEYKKVIIGDWKSKEIAIKIYKEAIIRYNKNT; this comes from the coding sequence ATGATAGATTTTGATGTATTAATAGAAATACCTAAAGGTAGTAGAAATAAATATGAATTTGATAAAATCAATAATAAAATTCGATTAGATAGAATATTACATTCTTCTATATTTTATCCTAGAGATTATGGCTTTATTCCAAATACTCTTGCAAAAGATGGAGATCCATTAGATGTATTAGTCTTTTTAACTGAGCCTACTATTCCAGGATGTTTAATTAAAGTTAAACCAATAGGAATTTTTTTCATGAAAGATGAAAAGGGAGATGATGAAAAAATTATTTGTGTTCCTATTTCAGATCCACATTATAATACAATTCAAGATATTGATGATATATCTAGTCATGATAAAAAGGAAATTGAACATTTTTTTTCAGTTTATAAAGATTTAGAATATAAAAAAGTAATAATAGGTGATTGGAAATCTAAAGAAATTGCTATTAAAATTTATAAAGAAGCTATTATTAGATATAATAAAAATACATGA
- the infB gene encoding translation initiation factor IF-2, whose product MTDKIRLKTVLTKLNVSLQRVIDFLQKKGIKIENNPNSKIEDKIYRILVNKFKSQKHLRDNYEKLFFKKKLANTKIKKTLSKSQPKIIRAKINHFIKFKRLGKIDINQYDKVKKEKHNNKDIPQIEIHTNNTKNKHLKHHIIEKKQKKKPEHIDTVYQKLDGVMLTGDRIDLSQFEKKKTTTKIKRKRIKKGILLENIKQLNNKKNYSSKLDKNRIKNHKIKIEITDKVVKRQIKETLEKLSSRNIKSKSSKIKKEKRLQKKEKETNLLKDNNTVKSIKLAEFTTVNELASMMNINPADVIVVCMSLGIMVTMNQRLDAEIITLVADEFGYNVKFVGIDLEESIPEDKDTEKDLITRPPIITVMGHVDHGKTSLLDYIRKTNVIAGEYGGITQHISAYNVKYKNDYSITFLDTPGHEAFTAMRARGAQITDIAIIMIASDDQVMLQTKEAISHAQAANVPIIFAFNKIDKSESNPNKIREQLANLNFLVEEWGGKYPTQEISAKLGDGIDQLLEKVLLIAELLELKANPNRMATGTIIEASLDKGRGYVTTILVQNGTLKIGDYVLAGFHHGKVKNILDERGKSILSAGPSQPVTILGLNGTPSSGDKFKVFIDEKFVKQLASRREQLQREQNIRAQKHLTLDDIGRRIALGNFKELKILLKGDVDGSVEALSDSLEKLSTKNIMINIIHKGVGSITESDVLLASASDAILIGFNVRPNHGIHNIIKKENIEIRIYSIIYDVINDFQEAIKGMLSTEVKETILGNAEVRDMFNIPKIGMIAGCIVTEGKLIRTSTIRLIRNGIVIHTGELISLKRFKKDVKEVSKGYECGVIIKDYHDIQHGDIIEVYQKYSK is encoded by the coding sequence ATGACTGATAAAATACGATTAAAAACAGTATTAACTAAATTAAATGTCTCTTTACAAAGAGTTATTGATTTTTTACAAAAAAAAGGAATTAAAATAGAAAATAATCCTAATTCCAAAATAGAAGATAAAATATACAGAATTTTAGTCAACAAATTTAAATCTCAAAAACATCTTCGAGATAACTATGAAAAACTTTTTTTTAAAAAAAAACTAGCAAATACAAAAATTAAAAAAACATTATCAAAATCTCAGCCTAAAATTATTCGTGCTAAAATAAATCATTTTATAAAATTTAAAAGATTAGGTAAAATAGATATTAATCAATATGACAAAGTAAAAAAAGAAAAACATAACAATAAAGATATTCCTCAAATAGAAATACATACAAATAATACTAAAAATAAACACTTAAAACATCATATTATAGAAAAAAAACAGAAAAAAAAACCAGAACATATAGACACAGTTTATCAAAAATTAGATGGTGTTATGTTAACTGGAGATAGAATTGATTTATCTCAATTTGAAAAGAAAAAAACTACAACAAAAATCAAACGAAAAAGAATAAAAAAAGGAATTTTACTTGAAAATATTAAACAATTAAATAATAAAAAAAATTATTCATCCAAATTAGATAAAAATAGAATAAAAAATCATAAAATAAAAATTGAAATTACTGATAAAGTAGTCAAAAGACAAATTAAAGAAACCTTAGAAAAATTATCATCAAGAAATATTAAATCAAAATCATCAAAAATAAAAAAAGAAAAAAGATTACAAAAAAAAGAAAAAGAAACTAATTTATTAAAAGATAATAATACAGTAAAATCTATAAAATTAGCTGAATTTACGACGGTTAATGAATTAGCATCTATGATGAATATTAATCCTGCCGATGTAATTGTTGTTTGTATGTCTTTAGGTATTATGGTAACCATGAATCAAAGATTAGATGCTGAAATTATTACTTTAGTTGCAGATGAATTTGGATATAATGTAAAATTTGTAGGAATAGATTTAGAAGAATCTATACCAGAAGATAAAGACACAGAAAAAGATTTAATAACAAGACCTCCTATTATTACTGTCATGGGTCACGTAGATCATGGAAAAACATCGTTATTAGATTATATAAGAAAAACTAATGTAATTGCAGGAGAATATGGAGGTATTACTCAACATATATCAGCTTATAATGTAAAATACAAAAATGATTATAGTATTACTTTTTTAGATACACCTGGGCATGAAGCATTTACTGCCATGAGAGCAAGAGGAGCACAAATTACAGATATTGCAATTATTATGATTGCATCTGATGATCAAGTTATGTTACAAACAAAAGAAGCAATTAGTCATGCTCAAGCTGCAAATGTACCTATTATATTTGCATTCAATAAAATTGATAAATCAGAATCTAATCCAAATAAAATACGAGAACAATTAGCTAATCTAAATTTTTTAGTAGAAGAATGGGGTGGTAAATATCCTACACAAGAAATATCTGCGAAATTAGGCGATGGAATTGATCAATTATTAGAAAAAGTATTATTAATAGCTGAACTTTTAGAATTAAAAGCTAATCCTAACAGAATGGCAACAGGTACAATTATAGAAGCTTCTTTAGATAAAGGTAGAGGTTATGTAACAACTATTTTAGTGCAAAATGGAACTTTAAAAATAGGAGATTATGTATTAGCTGGATTTCATCATGGAAAAGTCAAAAATATTTTAGATGAACGTGGAAAAAGTATTTTATCTGCAGGACCATCTCAACCAGTTACTATATTAGGATTAAACGGTACTCCTTCATCTGGAGATAAATTTAAAGTATTTATAGATGAAAAATTTGTAAAACAATTAGCTTCTAGAAGAGAACAATTACAAAGAGAACAAAATATAAGAGCTCAAAAACATTTAACATTAGATGATATAGGTAGAAGAATTGCATTAGGAAATTTTAAAGAATTAAAAATTTTACTTAAAGGAGATGTCGATGGATCTGTAGAAGCACTTTCTGATTCATTAGAAAAATTGTCGACTAAAAATATAATGATTAATATCATTCATAAAGGTGTAGGTTCAATTACAGAATCTGATGTATTGTTAGCAAGTGCCTCAGATGCAATACTAATTGGGTTTAATGTACGTCCTAATCATGGAATACATAATATAATAAAAAAAGAAAATATAGAAATACGAATTTATTCTATTATATATGATGTAATTAATGATTTTCAAGAAGCTATAAAAGGTATGTTATCCACGGAAGTAAAAGAAACAATTTTAGGCAATGCAGAAGTTAGAGATATGTTTAATATACCTAAAATAGGAATGATCGCAGGATGTATCGTGACAGAAGGAAAATTAATACGTACATCAACAATTAGATTAATTAGAAATGGTATTGTTATTCATACTGGAGAATTAATTTCATTAAAACGATTTAAAAAAGATGTTAAAGAGGTATCAAAAGGATATGAATGTGGTGTTATAATTAAAGATTATCATGATATACAACATGGAGATATTATTGAAGTATATCAAAAATACTCTAAATAG
- a CDS encoding NAD(P)H-hydrate dehydratase codes for MKILSSYQIKKLEQDCIDHEHISSIDLIEKAATSCFNWIIHHKYLLTKTLKNIILLVGTGKNGGDGITLAKKLYLYGYNITTIYIVNIANHESNEFVIQKNNIIKYGINIEYIYENQTFPLFNNPYNTLLIDAIFGIGFNRPITSIYWISFFNYINNQNFSNVISIDIPSGLLMEEEKSNMAIIKATYTLSFHFPKISFFLPDYADYIGKWYLLNIGWKENYVNNIITKYFFIDKYMISKIYIKKKRHKFTHKGTYGHGLLIGGSYGMIGSIALASKASLKTGIGKLSVYIPRCGYTILQQFIPEAIVQTDNHDFFIQKIPLSFKVNSIGIGMGMGDKNEKTSNAVKTFLLYQKKYENIPIVIDADAINILSKTLNFVNYLPYNTILTPHPKEFYKLCGSWKNDYHKLEKLKTFSQKNNIFCVLKGAYSIISTPDGYLYFNSTGNPGMATAGSGDVLSGIITSLLSQGYSQKEACIFGVYIHGLSGDIAAEQKSEESIIAEDIINYMDQSYQKINNY; via the coding sequence ATGAAAATTCTTTCTTCATATCAAATTAAAAAATTAGAGCAAGATTGTATTGATCACGAACATATTTCTTCTATTGATTTAATAGAAAAAGCCGCAACATCATGTTTTAATTGGATTATTCATCATAAATACTTATTAACAAAAACACTAAAAAATATTATACTATTAGTAGGTACAGGTAAAAATGGTGGAGATGGGATTACTTTAGCTAAAAAATTATATTTGTATGGATATAATATTACTACTATATACATCGTGAATATTGCTAATCATGAATCTAATGAATTTGTAATTCAAAAAAATAATATTATAAAATATGGTATAAATATAGAATATATATATGAAAATCAAACATTTCCATTATTTAACAATCCATATAATACTTTATTAATTGATGCAATTTTTGGTATTGGATTTAATAGACCAATAACAAGTATATATTGGATATCTTTTTTTAATTATATTAATAATCAAAACTTTTCAAATGTCATTTCTATTGATATTCCATCTGGATTGTTAATGGAAGAAGAAAAGAGTAATATGGCTATTATTAAAGCTACTTATACATTAAGTTTTCATTTTCCAAAAATATCATTTTTTTTACCTGACTATGCAGATTATATTGGAAAATGGTATTTATTAAATATAGGATGGAAAGAAAATTATGTAAATAATATAATTACAAAATATTTTTTTATTGATAAATACATGATTTCTAAAATATATATTAAAAAAAAACGACACAAATTTACACACAAAGGTACTTATGGACATGGACTACTGATTGGAGGATCATATGGCATGATCGGATCTATTGCACTTGCATCAAAGGCCAGTTTAAAAACTGGAATTGGAAAATTAAGTGTATATATTCCACGTTGTGGATATACAATTTTACAACAATTTATTCCAGAAGCAATAGTACAAACAGATAATCATGATTTTTTTATCCAAAAAATTCCATTATCTTTCAAAGTAAATTCAATAGGAATAGGAATGGGTATGGGTGATAAAAATGAAAAAACATCTAATGCAGTTAAAACTTTTTTATTATATCAAAAAAAATATGAAAATATTCCTATAGTTATTGATGCTGATGCTATTAATATATTATCTAAAACATTAAATTTTGTAAATTATCTTCCATATAATACAATTCTTACTCCACATCCAAAAGAATTTTATAAATTATGTGGATCATGGAAAAATGATTATCATAAATTAGAAAAATTAAAAACTTTTTCTCAAAAAAATAACATTTTTTGTGTTTTAAAAGGAGCATATTCTATAATATCTACTCCTGATGGATATTTATATTTTAATAGTACTGGAAATCCAGGGATGGCTACAGCAGGATCTGGAGATGTTTTAAGTGGTATTATTACGTCATTATTATCTCAAGGATATTCTCAAAAAGAAGCATGTATATTTGGAGTCTATATTCATGGATTATCAGGTGATATAGCAGCAGAACAAAAAAGTGAAGAATCTATAATAGCAGAAGATATTATTAATTATATGGATCAATCTTATCAAAAGATAAATAACTATTAA
- the lnt gene encoding apolipoprotein N-acyltransferase, with protein sequence MNINPYFLYNYQIVFCSCLSGILLGLGWPTDGNPFYLFIGLIPILYVEHYLFHYSNYYYSQVFVFYFITFFIWNAISTSWLSNTQKPNGESAWIMTYLIPIILNSILMSSVLLLYSYIKKYFNNERICQVLLVCLWILFEKMHLEWDVSWPWLNLGNGFANYIKCIQWYEYTGILGGTVWIWIVNIGLFNSIIEFLCYRNKLCFYKKICYNISIIIFVIIISNFMYYNYYKIHKPQNKFTNVLILQPNIDPYHQKYNISTKTLIYNLKKLINQQLINYHNTNNNCTKNIYIIAPETTFPGHETKISIENIENNKILYSLRQLLHKYSYASFITGIELYSISANKHYNTSNPIILANNHNKIKWIDIFNSAIYIPSNLNKIQIHHKSKLVPAVETFPYKKFLFPILGKILLNFGGTVLEHSVEKNPIIFVDKQCGIKIASIICYESVFGEYVSKFFKTQNANFMVIITNDGWWGYSQGYKQHLSYARLRAIENRKFIARSANTGVSCLINERGDIIDCLPYGKQGALLNKIKINNQKTFYIKHGDFIATISLLTFIMIIVYSIIFKYFIIKYI encoded by the coding sequence TTGAATATAAATCCATATTTTTTATATAATTATCAAATTGTTTTTTGCAGTTGTTTATCAGGAATTTTATTAGGATTAGGTTGGCCTACCGATGGAAATCCATTTTATTTATTTATAGGATTGATACCTATATTATATGTAGAACACTATTTATTTCATTATTCTAATTATTATTATAGTCAAGTTTTTGTTTTTTATTTTATTACTTTTTTCATTTGGAATGCTATTTCTACTAGTTGGTTATCTAATACACAAAAACCTAATGGAGAATCAGCATGGATAATGACATATTTAATTCCAATTATTTTGAATTCTATATTGATGTCTTCTGTGTTATTATTGTATTCATATATAAAAAAATATTTTAATAATGAAAGAATATGTCAAGTATTATTAGTTTGTTTATGGATACTGTTTGAAAAAATGCATTTAGAATGGGATGTATCTTGGCCATGGTTAAATTTAGGCAATGGATTTGCTAATTATATAAAATGTATTCAATGGTATGAATATACTGGTATTTTAGGCGGAACAGTATGGATATGGATTGTAAATATAGGATTATTCAATTCTATTATAGAATTTTTATGTTATCGAAATAAATTATGTTTTTACAAAAAAATATGTTATAATATATCTATAATTATATTTGTTATTATAATATCAAATTTTATGTATTATAATTATTATAAAATACATAAACCACAAAATAAATTTACTAATGTATTAATATTACAGCCGAATATTGATCCATATCATCAAAAATATAATATTTCAACAAAAACATTAATTTATAACTTAAAAAAATTAATTAATCAACAATTAATTAATTATCATAATACAAATAATAATTGTACAAAAAATATTTATATTATTGCACCTGAAACCACATTTCCTGGACATGAAACGAAAATTTCTATTGAAAATATAGAAAATAATAAAATTCTTTATTCTTTACGACAATTATTACATAAATATTCATATGCATCATTTATTACAGGAATTGAATTATATTCCATATCTGCTAATAAACATTATAATACTTCTAATCCAATTATATTGGCTAACAACCATAATAAAATAAAATGGATAGATATTTTTAATTCTGCCATTTATATACCTTCAAATTTAAATAAAATTCAAATTCATCATAAATCCAAATTAGTTCCTGCTGTAGAAACATTTCCGTATAAAAAATTTTTATTTCCAATATTAGGAAAAATATTACTCAATTTTGGTGGAACTGTTTTAGAACATAGTGTAGAAAAGAATCCAATTATTTTTGTTGATAAACAATGTGGAATAAAAATAGCATCTATTATTTGTTATGAATCTGTTTTTGGTGAATATGTATCTAAATTTTTTAAAACACAAAATGCAAATTTCATGGTGATTATTACTAACGATGGATGGTGGGGATATTCACAAGGATATAAACAACATTTATCTTATGCAAGACTTAGAGCCATTGAAAATAGAAAATTTATAGCAAGATCTGCAAATACTGGAGTGTCTTGTTTAATTAATGAGAGAGGAGATATTATTGATTGTTTACCATATGGTAAACAAGGTGCATTATTAAATAAAATTAAAATTAATAATCAAAAAACTTTTTATATAAAACATGGTGATTTTATTGCTACAATAAGTTTACTTACGTTTATTATGATTATAGTTTATTCTATTATTTTTAAATATTTTATAATAAAATATATTTAA